In one Hippocampus zosterae strain Florida chromosome 10, ASM2543408v3, whole genome shotgun sequence genomic region, the following are encoded:
- the traf4a gene encoding TNF receptor-associated factor 4a: MPGFDYKFLEKPKRRFQCPLCSKAMREPVQVSTCGHRFCDTCLQEFLSEGVFKCPEDQLPLDYAKIYPDPELEQQILALAIRCIHSEEGCRWTGQMKQLQGHFSSCAFNVIPCPNRCSVKLTRRDLPDHLQHDCPKRKVKCEFCGSEFTGEAYENHQGVCPQESVYCENKCGARMMRRLLSQHSMAECPKRTQPCKYCGKEFVFDTIQNHQYHCPRFPVQCPNQCGTPNIAREDLANHVKDNCGSALVLCPFKDAGCKHRCPKLAVGRHLEDGAKSHLTMMCNLVGRQRQEILELRREMEELSVSHDGVLIWKLSDYSRKLQEAKLRSNHEFFSPPFYTHRYGYKLQVSAFLNGNGSGEGSHLSVYIRVLPGEYDNLLEWPFAYKVTFSILDQSDPSLSKPQHITETFNPDPNWKNFQKPCGARNSLDESTLGFGYPKFISHEEIKKRNYVRDNCVFVKASIEIPQKIMA, from the exons CGAGGGCGTCTTCAAGTGTCCCGAAGACCAGCTGCCTTTGGACTACGCCAAG ATCTACCCGGACCCGGAGCTGGAGCAGCAGATCTTGGCGCTGGCCATCCGCTGCATCCACAGCGAGGAGGGCTGCCGCTGGACGGGCCAAATGAAGCAGCTGCAG GGCCACTTCTCCAGCTGCGCCTTCAACGTGATCCCCTGCCCCAACCGCTGCTCGGTCAAGCTGACGCGCCGCGACCTCCCCGACCACCTGCAGCACGACTGCCCCAAGCGCAAAGTCAAGTGCGAGTTCTGCGGCAGCGAGTTCACCGGCGAGGCCTACGAG AACCACCAGGGCGTGTGTCCCCAGGAGAGCGTCTACTGCGAGAACAAATGCGGGGCGCGGATGATGCGTCGGCTGCTGTCGCAGCACAGCATGGCCGAGTGTCCCAAGCGCACGCAGCCGTGCAAGTACTGCGGCAAGGAGTTTGTCTTCGACACCATCCAG AACCACCAGTACCACTGCCCTCGCTTTCCCGTCCAGTGCCCGAACCAGTGCGGCACGCCCAACATCGCCCGCGAAGACCTGGCCAACCACGTCAAAGACAACTGCGGCAGCGCCCTGGTTCTCTGCCCCTTCAAAGACGCCGGCTGTAAACACCGA TGCCCCAAGCTGGCCGTCGGCCGGCACCTGGAGGACGGCGCCAAGTCGCACCTGACCATGATGTGCAACCTGGTGGGCCGGCAGCGTCAGGAGATCCTGGAGCTGCGGCGGGAGATGGAGGAGCTGTCGGTGAGCCACGACGGCGTCCTGATCTGGAAGCTGAGCGACTACTCGCGCAAGCTGCAGGAGGCCAAGCTGCGCAGCAACCACGAGTTCTTCAGCCCGCCCTTCTACACGCACCGCTACGGCTACAAGCTGCAGGTGTCGGCCTTCCTCAACGGCAACGGCAGCGGCGAGGGCTCGCACCTCTCCGTCTACATCCGCGTGCTGCCCGGCGAGTACGACAACCTGCTGGAGTGGCCCTTCGCCTACAAGGTCACCTTCTCCATCCTGGACCAGAGCGACCCCTCGCTGTCCAAGCCGCAGCACATCACCGAGACCTTCAACCCGGACCCCAACTGGAAGAACTTCCAGAAGCCCTGCGGCGCCCGCAACTCGCTGGACGAGAGCACCCTGGGCTTCGGCTACCCCAAGTTCATCTCGCACGAGGAGATCAAGAAGCGCAACTACGTGCGCGACAACTGCGTCTTTGTCAAGGCTTCCATCGAGATCCCGCAGAAGATCATGGCCTGA
- the LOC127608504 gene encoding interleukin-1 receptor accessory protein-like produces MRFPLGTPKSRSPPDRDALEDACHQLALMTFVILLVPLLVATVTAELHPDTGPPGRHPALRRLETNTEASHRSSGTRCQDWDESWSEVVRVLEGEAAWVRCPLSGHPARDNSSRDLTWYRRLRGQHLERPITHNGRLSKERDRLCFQPAAADDSGCYACLPRERSAGTETWVRVTVVRRPQVAPGDSKCERPLAVAPDQVVVALQSDQMLECPDRREAADMADAPPAVTWYHACSRSDHWTSEREQVGAHLQIHNMVDHYQGLYTCQVHYRRGGRALHFTRGLNVTAVSPPFLPKEPSVLQPTSEHVFRVKRGSSVRLVCRGRFPYLDRDSDRAIWWSVDGNAVHGQPADPRFSASNKLVSSKYGDRVEESVLLIRDFGSEDLGKTYNCSVRNRRGFQTRRAQLREEAWVPWLQVGCGLALILALSLAVSALCGVFRLELLLLYRSRFGADERHTDDKEFDVYISYARNSDEEKFVLRTLRTVLENHLGYTLCIFDRDSLPGGTITDETLRFVARSRRLLVVLGPGYARQGSQALLELKAGMDGLAGGHLRLILLQYKRVRRREWVRELRRARVALAVVRWQGERSREMTSRFWKKLRLELPVRRTHAGHGESGAEAGLVSPPAGRRAPLDLEGS; encoded by the exons ATGCGGTTCCCTTTGGGCACGCCGAAGTCTCGGTCCCCTCCGGACCGTGACGCGCTAGAAGACGCATGCCACCAACTCGCGCTCAT gACATTTGTCATCTTGCTTGTACCTTTGCTGGTTGCCACGGTGACGGCAGAACTCCACCCGGATACCGGCCCGCCAGGTAGGCACCCGGCGCTCCGACGACTGGAAACAAACACAGAAGCGAGTCACAGAAGTTCGG GGACGAGGTGCCAAGACTGGGACGAGTCGTGGTCCGAGGTCGTGCGCGTCCTGGAGGGTGAGGCGGCGTGGGTGCGTTGTCCCCTCTCGGGCCACCCGGCCCGAGACAACTCGTCACGCGACCTGACGTGGTACCGCCGCCTCCGAGGACAACACCTTGAACGGCCAATCACGCACAA CGGGCGTCTGAGCAAAGAGCGCGACAGGTTGTGCTTTCAGCCGGCGGCGGCCGACGACTCGGGCTGCTACGCCTGCCTGCCACG GGAGCGGTCAGCGGGCACCGAGACGTGGGTGCGCGTGACGGTCGTCCGCCGGCCGCAGGTGGCGCCGGGGGACTCGAAATGCGAGCGGCCGCTCGCCGTGGCGCCCGATCAGGTCGTCGTGGCCTTGCAGAGCGACCAGATGCTGGAGTGCCCCGACCGGCGAGAGGCCGCCGACATGGCCGACGCCCCGCCCGCCGTCACCTGGTACCAC GCGTGCTCGCGGTCCGACCACTGGACGAGCGAGCGCGAGCAGGTGGGCGCTCATCTTCAGATTCACAACATGGTGGACCACTACCAGGGGTTGTACACGTGCCAGGTGCACTACCGGAGAGGCGGCCGAGCGCTTCATTTCACGCGAGGCCTCAACGTCACCGCCGTCT CGCCCCCTTTCCTGCCCAAAGAGCCCAGCGTGCTCCAACCGACAAGCGAGCACGTCTTCCGCGTCAAACGAG GCTCGTCCGTGCGTCTGGTGTGCAGGGGACGCTTTCCCTACCTGGACCGGGACTCGGACCGGGCCATCTGGTGGAGCGTGGACGGCAACGCGGTGCACGGCCAGCCGGCGGATCCCCGTTTCTCCGCCAGCAACAA GTTGGTGAGCAGCAAATACGGAGATCGCGTCGAGGAGAGCGTCCTGCTGATCCGGGACTTTGGCTCCGAGGACCTGGGCAAGACCTACAACTGCTCCGTGAGGAACCGGCGAGGATTCCAGACGCGCAGGGCGCAGCTCCGGGAGGAAG CGTGGGTGCCGTGGTTGCAGGTGGGCTGCGGTCTGGCCCTGATCCTGGCGCTGTCGCTGGCCGTCTCGGCGCTCTGCGGCGTCTTCCGActggagctgctgctgctctacAGGTCCCGCTTCGGCGCCGACGAGCGGCACACGG aCGACAAGGAGTTCGATGTGTACATCTCATACGCCAGGAACAGCGATGAGGAGAAGTTTGTTCTGAGGACACTGCGCACAGTCCTGGAGAACCATCTGGGTTACACGCTGTGCATCTTTGACCGAGACAGCCTGCCGGGCGGGA CCATCACGGATGAGACTCTGCGCTTCGTGGCGCGGAGTCGCCGCCTGCTGGTGGTGTTGGGCCCCGGCTACGCCCGGCAGGGCTCCCAGGCGCTGCTGGAGCTCAAGGCGGGCATGGACGGCCTGGCCGGCGGCCACCTGCGCCTCATCCTGCTCCAGTACAAGCGCGTGCGGCGGCGGGAGTGGGTGCGCGAGCTCAGGCGGGCGCGCGTGGCCCTGGCCGTGGTGCGCTGGCAGGGCGAGCGCTCGCGGGAGATGACGTCGCGCTTCTGGAAGAAGCTCAGGCTGGAGCTGCCCGTCAGGAGGACGCACGCGGGGCACGGGGAGAGCGGCGCCGAGGCGGGGCTGGTGAGCCCGCCCGCCGGCCGCCGGGCTCCCCTCGACCTCGAGGGCTCATGA
- the LOC127608552 gene encoding von Willebrand factor A domain-containing protein 5A-like, whose amino-acid sequence MERCCGLLTAKEEPVPLKSIEVEVDVRDHVATVLAWLHYENKEDGAIEALFVFPLPADAAVCHFAAKIGQSEIVAQVKERREAREEYDDALSSGRQAFLLEESEQSPDIFSLSVGSLPPGESASIRLEYVTELAVEADDGLRFCLPVVLNPRYHPAGSQGVKVTSAGASGAPYALSFSARVSSPRQVAKVDSECGLEPLRYLDKEQTSALVRLSEGHRFDRDIELLIYYKDAHRPAAVVEAGKASAESGTLMGDAVVMLSLYPEFPPAAAASSLTTRGEFVFLLDRSGSMDCPMDECQGSASRIRSARDTLLLLLKSLPMGCYFNIYTFGSSFQHVFPQSVEYGEATLADALKEVEQMGADLGGTEILRPLQHIYGQPQIPAQPRQLFVFTDGEVGNTKEVTQLVKRHSASHRCFSFGIGEGASTALINGLAKEGGGHAQFITGGAQRMRAKAMQSLRFALQAAAEDITLTWDLPEEVSVTPLSPPLATIFQGQRSLIYAQLTGQSSQAEDACVTVSYNLAGQPSQSRLRFALRPKEDTGLTIHRLGARSAIRSLETEEDASALRPWEEAAEKKGPGVGARDKAVQLSIQSGVSSSYTAFVAVRQGDDAALGGPLLRRNIPVPSLMPMGIMRSCPPPMASLRGYVKCCASPMVMADSCCLEEMGDLCAEAEDCEFLDIEPPATRHREPLLELVSLQKASGCWPLEEALAAALGKSAEEVEAPKPAAASGEVWATVLALVWLHGLQSEARDEWQLLAVKAATWLRAQKAPAALQCVEAANALLGCHVPSDALGI is encoded by the exons ATGGAGAGATGCTGTGGACTGCTGACAGCTAAGGAAGAACCAG TTCCTCTGAAGAGCATCGAGGTGGAGGTGGACGTGCGGGACCACGTGGCCACCGTGCTGGCCTGGCTGCACTATGAGAACAAGGAGGACGGCGCCATCGAGGCCCTTTTCGTCTTCCCTCTGCCCGCCGACGCCGCCGTCTGCCATTTCGCCGCCAAGATCGGGCAAAGCGAGATCGTGGCCCAGGTGAAGGAGAGACGAGAG GCCCGGGAGGAGTACGACGACGCGCTGAGCTCCGGGCGCCAGGCCTTCCTCCTGGAGGAGAGCGAGCAGAGCCCGGACATTTTCTCCCTGAGCGTGGGCAGTCTCCCGCCGGGAGAGAGCGCCTCCATCAGGCTGGAGTACGTCACCGAGCTGGCCGTGGAGGCGGACGACGGGCTGAGGTTCTGTCTGCCCGTGGTGCTCAACCCTCGCTACCACCCTGCAG GAAGCCAAGGCGTGAAGGTGACGTCCGCGGGGGCCTCCGGCGCGCCGTACGCTCTCTCCTTCTCGGCCCGGGTGTCGTCCCCTCGTCAGGTGGCCAAAGTGGACTCCGAGTGTGGCCTGGAGCCTCTGCGCTACCTGGACAAGGAGCAGACCTCGGCGCTG GTTCGGCTGTCCGAGGGACACCGGTTTGACAGGGACATCGAGCTGCTGATTTACTACAAGGACGCCCACCGGCCAGCCGCCGTGGTGGAGGCGGGAAAAGCGTCCGCCGAGTCCG GCACGCTGATGGGAGATGCGGTGGTGATGCTGAGCCTGTACCCCGAGTTCcccccggcggcggcggcgtcttcGCTCACCACTCGGGGGGAGTTTGTCTTCCTACTGGATCGATCCGGAAGTATGGATTGCCCGATGGACGAGTGTCAAGGGAGCGCGAGCCGCATCAGGAGCGCCAGG GacacgctgctgctgctgctgaagagCCTGCCCATGGGCTGCTACTTCAACATCTACACTTTCGGCTCCTCCTTCCAACACGTCTTCCC CCAAAGCGTGGAGTACGGCGAGGCCACCCTGGCGGACGCTCTGAAGGAGGTGGAGCAGATGGGCGCCGATCTGGGAGGAACGGAGATCCTTCGGCCCCTGCAGCACATCTACGGCCAGCCCCAGATCCCCGCTCAACCGCGACAG CTCTTTGTCTTCACCGACGGCGAGGTGGGGAACACCAAAGAAGTCACCCAGCTGGTGAAGCGGCATTCCGCTTCCCACAG GTGTTTCTCTTTTGGGATCGGAGAAGGGGCCAGCACCGCTCTCATCAACGGTTTGGCCAAGGAGGGAGGGGGTCACGCTCAGTTCATCACCGGCGGCGCCCAACGGATGCGAGCAAAG GCCATGCAATCCCTGCGCTTCGCCCTGCAAGCGGCGGCCGAGGACATCACGCTCACGTGGGACTTGCCCGAGGAGGTGTCGGTCACGCCGCTGTCTCCGCCCCTCGCCACCATTTTCCAGGGTCAGCGCTCGCTGATCTACGCTCAGCTCACCGGACAG AGTTCGCAGGCGGAAGACGCTTGCGTCACCGTCAGCTACAACCTGGCCGGCCAACCGAGCCAGAGTCGGCTCCGCTTCGCCCTTCGACCCAAAGAGGACACCGG CTTGACCATTCATCGGCTGGGCGCTCGGAGCGCCATTCGCTCCCTGGAAACGGAGGAGGACGCGAGCGCTCTGCGGCCTTGGGAGGAAGCCGCAGAGAAAAAAGGGCCAGGGGTGGGCGCCAGGGACAAAGCGGTGCAACTCAGCATCCAGTCAGGGGTGAGCAGCAGCTACACCGCCTTCGTTGCCGTCCGCCAGGGAGACGATGCCGCGCTCGGAGGACCTTTGCTGCGGCGGAACATCCCCGTCCCCTCTT TGATGCCGATGGGGATAATGAGGTCGTGTCCACCACCCATGG CTTCCCTCAGAGGCTACGTTAAGTGCTGCGCTAGCCCCATGGTGATGGCGGACAGCTGCTGCTTGGAGGAAATGG GAGACCTCTGCGCCGAAGCAGAAGATTGCGAATTTCTGGACATCGAGCCGCCGGCAACCCGCCACAGGGAGCCATTGCTGGAGCTGGTGTCCCTCCAGAAGGCGTCCGGCTGCTGGCCGCTGGAGGAGGCTCTGGCCGCCGCGCTGGGGAAGAGCGCCGAGGAGGTGGAAGCCCCCAAACCCGCAGCG GCGAGCGGGGAAGTGTGGGCCACCGTCCTTGCTCTGGTCTGGCTTCACGGGCTCCAGTCTGAGGCCCGAGACGAGTGGCAGCTTCTGGCTGTGAAGGCGGCGACGTGGCTCCGCGCTCAGAAGG CGCCCGCGGCGCTCCAGTGCGTGGAAGCCGCCAACGCTTTGTTGGGGTGTCACGTGCCGAGCGACGCGCTGGGCATCTGA